CTTGGAAGTGAGAATGCCGGTGTAAGTAGCGAAAAGACAAGTGAGAATCTTGTCCACCGAAAGCCTAAGGTTTCCTGGGGAAGGCTCGTCCTCCCAGGGTTAGTCGGGACCTAAGCTGAGGCCGAAAGGCGTAGGCGATGGACAACAGGTTGATATTCCTGTACCACCTCTGTTCCGCTTGAGCAATGGCGTGACGCAGGAGGATAGGGTGAGCGGCCTACTGGATGGCCGTCCAAGCAGTAAGTGTGGTGTGTAGGCAAATCCGCACACCGTGAAGCATGAGCTGTGATGGCGAGGGAAATTTAAGTACCGAAGTCCCTGATTTCACACTGCCAAGAAAAGCGTCTAGCGAGGAACAAGGTGCCCGTACCGCAAACCGACACAGGTAGGCGAGGAGAGAATCCTAAGGTGCGCGGGATAACTCTTGCTAAGGAACTCGGCAAAATGGCCCCGTAACTTCGGGAGAAGGGGCGCCTCGGTAGGGTTAATAGCCCGAGGGGGCCGCAGTGAAAAGGCCCAAGCGACTGTTTAGCAAAAACACAGGTCTCTGCGAAGCCGCAAGGCGAAGTATAGGGGCTGACGCCTGCCCGGTGCTGGAAGGTTAAGGGGATGAGTTAGCGCAAGCGAAGCTTTGAACCGAAGCCCCAGTAAACGGCGGCCGTAACTATAACGGTCCTAAGGTAGCGAAATTCCTTGTCGGGTAAGTTCCGACCCGCACGAAAGGCGTAACGACTTGGGCGCTGTCTCGGCAAGAGACCCGGTGAAATCATAATACCTGTGAAGATGCAGGTTACCCGCGACAAGACGGAAAGACCCCATGGAGCTTTACTGTAGCCTGGTATTGGAACTTTGTGCATCATGTACAGGATAGGTGGGAAGCTGAGAAGCAGGGGCGCCAGCCTCTGTGGAGCTGTCGGTGGGATACCACCCTTGATGTACGGAGTTTCTAACTCGTCGCCCTTATCGGGCGAGAGGACCATGCCAGGTGGGCAGTTTGACTGGGGCGGTCGCCTCCTAAAAGGTAACGGAGGCGCCCAAAGGTTCCCTCAGAATGGTCGGAAATCATTCGTAGAGTGTAAAGGCAGAAGGGAGCTTGACTGCGAGACCTACAAGTCGAGCAGGGACGAAAGTCGGGCTTAGTGATCCGGTGGTTCCGCATGGAAGGGCCATCGCTCAACGGATAAAAGCTACCCTGGGGATAACAGGCTTATCTCCCCCAAGAGTCCACATCGACGGGGAGGTTTGGCACCTCGATGTCGGCTCATCGCATCCTGGGGCTGAAGTAGGTCCCAAGGGTTGGGCTGTTCGCCCATTAAAGCGGTACGCGAGCTGGGTTCAGAACGTCGTGAGACAGTTCGGTCCCTATCTGTCGCGGGCGTAGGAAGTTTGAGGAGAGCTGTCCTTAGTACGAGAGGACCGGGATGGACGCACCGCTGGTGCACCAGTTGTCACGCCAGTGGCACAGCTGGGTAGCTATGTGCGGACGGGATAAGCGCTGAAAGCATCTAAGCGTGAAGCCCCCTCCAAGATGAGACTTCCCACAGCGCAAGCTGGTAAGACCCCTCATAGACGATGAGGTTGATAGGTTCGGTGTGGAAGCGCGGTAACGCGTGGAGCTAACGAATACTAATCGGTCGAGGACTTATCCACACACTCTTAGCAATCATGCGTATTCAGTTTTGAAGGAATAAATCCTTCAACGTTCCTCGGTAGCTCAGTTGGTAGAGCAATCGGCTGTTAACCGATCGGTCGGCGGTTCGAGTCCGTCCCGAGGAGCCATATGGATGGATGTCCGAGCGGCCGAAGGAGCACGATTGGAAATCGTGTAGGCGGTGTCGAACCGTCTCGTGGGTTCAAATCCCACTCCATCCGCCATCTTGGCCCGTTGGTGAAGCGGTTTAACACAGCAGCCTTTCACGCTGTCATACAGGGGTTCGAATCCCCTACGGGTCACCTAGAAAAATCCCTACATACTTGTAGGTGATTTGGAGGCTTAGCTCAGCTGGGAGAGCATCTGCCTTACAAGCAGAGGGTCGGCGGTTCGATCCCGTCAGCCTCCACCACTAATATCAAAGGGCAAGGAAGGTCAGCTAAAAGTGCCATGTCCTGTGGTAACACTGACACTCAGTCGTCCTGACTATCGCGGGATGGAGCAGCTCGGTAGCTCGTCGGGCTCATAACCCGAAGGTCGCAGGTTCAAATCCTGCTCCCGCAACCAAATTTTCTACTTGCTCACGTCGAGTAATTTTCTTGATCAAGTAGGATCGGAGTACCCAGTGGGTGCAACCAAATATGGAGCTGTGGTGAAGTTGGAGTTCACGCCGGTCTGTCACACCGGAGGTCGCGGGTTCGAGTCCCGTCAGCTCCGCCATTTCTAATCAAATGAAATTGGCGCGTAAAGCATGGATATAAGGCTCGGTAGCTCAGTCGGTAGAGCAGAGGACTGAAAATCCTCGTGTCGGCGGTTCGATTCCGTCCCGAGCCACCTTTATAGGGGCATAGTTTAACGGTAGAACGAAGGTCTCCAAAACCTTTGGTGTGGGTTCGATTCCTACTGCCCCTGCCATTTTTCAAGAAAATAGTAGTAATCATGGCGGTCGTGGCGAAGGGGTTAACGCACCGGATTGTGGCTCCGGCACTCGTGGGTTCAAGTCCCATCGATCGCCCCATAAATTCATAGTTGGGGATTACTTATTGGGGTATAGCCAAGCGGTAAGGCAACGGACTTTGACTCCGTCATTCCTAGGTTCAAATCCTAGTACCCCAGCCATTAAAATGCGGACGTAGCTCAATTGGTAGAGCGTCGCCTTGCCAAGGCGAAGGTCGAGGGTTCGAGACCCTTCGTCCGCTCCATTTCTCAAATTGTTTTACCTTATATCATGGAGGCATAGCCAAGTGGTAAGGCACGGGTCTGCAAAACCCTCACCCCCGGTTCAAATCCGGGTGCCTCCTCCAAAATATTTGCCGGTGTGGCGGAATGGCAGACGCGCGCGACTCAAAATCGTGAGGGAAACCGTGGGGGTTCAAGTCCCTTCACCGGCACCATACATTTACAAGCTAACCCTGAATGTCAAGATTTCTTGATGATTGGGGTTTTTTTCTGCTTTGATATGAGCATAGTTTAGAGGGGAAATAGACAACTTGTGTAAGTAACAGGTCGAGGTGGTTGAGGTGTTTTATAAGCTACAAGACAAGCCGCCAATGGGGATTACGACGTTATCCGTATTACAATGGATGATCGTAACTGTTTCCAGCAGTGTGGCGGTACCATTAATGATTGGAGATATGTACGGCTTGCAGGCTGATGAAATTGGAAAGCTGATGCAGCAGACCATGTTTTACATCGGACTCGCGTCACTACTGCAAGTATGGATTGGACACCGCTATCCGATGATTGAAGGTCCGGCTGGACTATGGTGGGGGATCTTTATCATTTTGGCTCAGCTCGGAACGAGCATGGGTCTTCATCCACAAGAAATTGGTCAATCCTTTCAAGTAGGTATGATATTAGCTGGTCTACTCTTTTTCATTTTTGGCTTATTAGGCTGGATTGGCAAATTACAGAAGTGGTTTACGCCGTTGGTTTCAGGTACGTATATGATTTTGCTTGCTGTTTCTTTGTGTAGTAACATTCTCACGGGCATGCTTGGTATTGGTTTTCAGCATTCAAAAGAGGTACAGCCGGGAGTAGCACTTGTGTCCATAGGGATTGTAGCCCTTGTTGTCTTCATTATGCGGACGAAGCGATTCTCCAGTTTTGCCGTTTTGTTTGGCATGGTTGGAGGCTGGATCGTGTACGCGCTTCTTGGATGGACAGAACCAGTTCGACCTACTGAACAATTGCTTTCATGGCCTT
This genomic stretch from Brevibacillus brevis harbors:
- a CDS encoding purine/pyrimidine permease; translated protein: MFYKLQDKPPMGITTLSVLQWMIVTVSSSVAVPLMIGDMYGLQADEIGKLMQQTMFYIGLASLLQVWIGHRYPMIEGPAGLWWGIFIILAQLGTSMGLHPQEIGQSFQVGMILAGLLFFIFGLLGWIGKLQKWFTPLVSGTYMILLAVSLCSNILTGMLGIGFQHSKEVQPGVALVSIGIVALVVFIMRTKRFSSFAVLFGMVGGWIVYALLGWTEPVRPTEQLLSWPSIFFWGPPRWDWGVVLTSMLTGFVLLTNLMTSLSVMGKATDTVPTEKQYNRGGIFTGVSHFLSGLSGVVGMIPLSLAAAVIQTTKMASRLPFVIAMLGMMLIGLIPTVAHFLAALPTPVAYAAMFISYTQLLGFGLKDYVNVKMDERTIIIGGSSLLVGIGVMFVPAVAWQKLPALASFLFGNGLLLGVIVCLVLEHIVFRKKEEDSVKKDGQAA